The Amycolatopsis mongoliensis genome includes a window with the following:
- a CDS encoding HAD family hydrolase has protein sequence MTRWATFDCFGTLVDWRHGIATGIELLFPGRGAELLEVYNRIEPQVQAEQPVRRYREVLAESLRRTAAEAGVELVPDDASVLGTGLPYWPVFPDVRPALTALREAGWRLALLTNCDRDLIGETQRRLAVPIDVTVTAEDVGSYKPGHAHFTRFASSFDATRENWVHIAQSHLHDMVPAQALDIRRVWINRHAEDHDPSIADAVLPGLGDLVATVERVHAS, from the coding sequence ATGACTCGTTGGGCGACATTCGACTGCTTCGGCACGCTGGTGGACTGGCGCCACGGCATCGCGACCGGGATCGAGCTGCTGTTCCCCGGCCGGGGCGCGGAGCTGCTGGAGGTCTACAACCGGATCGAACCGCAGGTGCAGGCCGAACAGCCGGTCCGGCGGTACCGGGAGGTGCTCGCCGAGTCGCTGCGGCGGACCGCGGCCGAAGCGGGTGTCGAACTGGTGCCCGACGACGCGTCCGTGCTCGGGACCGGGCTGCCGTACTGGCCGGTGTTCCCCGACGTCCGGCCGGCGCTCACGGCGTTGCGCGAAGCCGGCTGGCGGCTCGCGCTGCTGACCAACTGCGACCGCGACCTCATCGGCGAGACCCAGCGGCGGCTCGCCGTGCCGATCGATGTGACCGTGACCGCCGAAGACGTCGGGTCGTACAAGCCCGGGCATGCGCACTTCACGCGCTTCGCGTCGTCCTTCGATGCCACGCGCGAGAACTGGGTCCACATCGCGCAGAGCCACCTCCACGACATGGTGCCGGCACAGGCGCTCGACATCCGCCGGGTCTGGATCAACCGGCACGCCGAAGACCACGACCCGTCGATCGCCGACGCCGTGCTGCCCGGTCTCGGCGACCTGGTCGCGACGGTGGAGCGGGTGCACGCGTCCTGA
- a CDS encoding GntR family transcriptional regulator: MVLQTTNTRDALVAEVRRRILSGELAPGTPLTEQGLATTFGVARPTVRSALQELVARHLVERSDSRSLRVPVLTGDDVRDLFTVRLPLELTAARLIVGQRRSLDGVSAALAVLEALPATAGWSERVEAHTAFHLALVDAAGSVRLSRIYPPLQEEMQLCLARLRGSYPDPGELAVEHRRLLEAIASGNPASAEAEMRDHLERARSGLLDL; encoded by the coding sequence ATGGTGCTGCAGACGACGAACACCCGCGACGCGCTGGTCGCCGAGGTGCGCCGCCGGATCCTCAGCGGCGAGCTGGCACCGGGGACGCCGCTGACCGAGCAGGGCCTGGCGACGACGTTCGGCGTGGCGCGCCCGACGGTGCGGTCGGCGTTGCAGGAGCTGGTCGCCCGGCACCTGGTGGAACGGTCCGACAGCCGGTCCCTGCGGGTACCGGTCCTGACCGGCGACGACGTCCGGGACCTGTTCACCGTCCGGCTTCCCCTGGAGCTGACGGCGGCGCGGCTGATCGTCGGGCAGCGGCGGTCGCTGGACGGGGTGTCGGCGGCCCTGGCGGTGCTGGAGGCCCTGCCGGCGACGGCGGGCTGGAGCGAGCGGGTGGAGGCGCACACGGCGTTCCACCTGGCCCTCGTCGACGCGGCGGGGAGTGTCCGGCTGAGCCGGATCTACCCGCCGCTGCAGGAGGAGATGCAGCTCTGCCTGGCCCGGTTGCGGGGGTCGTACCCGGATCCGGGCGAGCTGGCGGTGGAGCACCGGCGGCTGCTGGAGGCGATCGCTTCGGGGAACCCGGCGAGCGCGGAGGCGGAGATGCGCGACCATCTCGAGCGGGCCCGGAGCGGGCTGCTCGACCTCTGA
- a CDS encoding HpcH/HpaI aldolase/citrate lyase family protein, with the protein MPATTFLFVPGDRPDRFGKAVGSGADVVILDLEDAVAPADKDTARGHVEAWLETSQALVRINAPGTPWFDADAALVTARGVPVVVPKAETPGVLAAFREVVALVETARGVERAGELAAVPSVTRLAFGSVDLAAELGVAPEDPEPFAYARSRLVIASAAAGLAPPVDGVTTDLRDDERLEADVRCARRMGFGGKLCIHPRQVEPVRAGFAPTEAEREWARSVLTAGASASTVDGRMVDRPVLVRARRILGE; encoded by the coding sequence GTGCCCGCGACCACGTTCCTGTTCGTGCCCGGCGACCGGCCCGACCGCTTCGGCAAGGCCGTGGGCAGCGGCGCCGACGTCGTGATCCTGGACCTGGAAGACGCCGTCGCCCCGGCGGACAAGGACACCGCTCGCGGCCACGTCGAGGCCTGGCTCGAGACCAGCCAGGCCTTGGTCCGGATCAACGCCCCGGGCACGCCCTGGTTCGACGCCGACGCCGCCTTGGTCACCGCCCGCGGAGTCCCGGTGGTCGTGCCGAAGGCCGAGACGCCCGGGGTACTTGCCGCCTTCCGCGAGGTCGTGGCCCTCGTCGAGACCGCGCGAGGCGTCGAACGCGCGGGTGAGCTGGCCGCCGTCCCGTCGGTGACGCGCCTGGCGTTCGGCAGCGTCGACCTGGCCGCGGAGCTCGGCGTCGCGCCCGAAGACCCGGAGCCGTTCGCCTACGCGCGCTCGCGGCTGGTGATCGCGTCGGCGGCGGCCGGGCTGGCACCGCCGGTGGACGGCGTCACGACGGACCTGCGCGACGACGAACGGCTCGAGGCCGACGTCCGCTGCGCGCGCCGCATGGGCTTCGGCGGCAAGCTGTGCATCCACCCGCGCCAGGTGGAGCCGGTCCGTGCGGGCTTCGCGCCGACTGAGGCCGAGCGCGAGTGGGCCCGCAGCGTCCTCACGGCGGGCGCGTCGGCGTCCACTGTGGACGGCCGGATGGTCGACAGGCCGGTGCTCGTCCGGGCCCGGCGGATCCTGGGGGAGTGA
- a CDS encoding GNAT family N-acetyltransferase yields the protein MARKSHKVALRRLRSGDDEFCFQLHRSALGEYVEAIWGWDEPAQRAHHEKNFDVEHTQIITVDGHDAGALTVEDTGTDVVLGRIELDPVYQGRGFGGHIVLSLVTEAASRGQAVVLEVLDVNKRAKIFYERIGFVETGRPRVHKIAMRYPPP from the coding sequence ATGGCCCGCAAATCGCACAAGGTCGCGTTGCGCCGGCTCAGGTCCGGCGACGACGAGTTCTGCTTCCAGCTGCACCGCAGCGCGCTCGGCGAGTACGTCGAGGCGATCTGGGGCTGGGACGAGCCGGCGCAACGTGCGCACCACGAGAAGAACTTCGACGTGGAGCACACGCAGATCATCACCGTCGACGGCCACGACGCCGGCGCGCTGACCGTCGAAGACACCGGGACCGACGTCGTCCTCGGCCGGATCGAGCTCGACCCGGTGTACCAGGGCCGCGGTTTCGGCGGGCACATCGTCCTGAGCCTGGTCACCGAAGCGGCGTCGCGCGGACAGGCCGTCGTGCTCGAAGTCCTCGACGTCAACAAGCGCGCGAAGATCTTCTACGAGCGGATCGGCTTCGTCGAGACCGGCCGCCCGCGGGTGCACAAGATCGCCATGCGCTACCCGCCGCCCTGA
- a CDS encoding CaiB/BaiF CoA transferase family protein — MRSLPLAGVTVVSCEQAVAAPLATRHLADLGARVLKIERPGSGDFARAYDETVHGQSSHFVWLNRSKESVTLDLKSEAAAPVMAALLDRADVFVQNFAPGVAERLGLGAAALRATRPRLITCSVSGYGSSGPYRDAKAYDLLIQSEAGLVSVTGSASEPAKSGIPAADIGAGMYAFSGILSALYDRERTGQGTELEVSLFDSLVEWMGFPLYYAGYGGTPPPRTGTSHPAIAPYGTFAAGDGTELVLAVQNEREWAAFCEHAVDRPDWVTDERFATGSARVANRPVLEREIDAVFARLTGAELEARLSAGRIAHARRRELPDVLAHPQLTARDRFAEVSTPGGPIRATLPPITVPGRAPRMDPVPALGEHTDAVLAEFGFDAEALRRGQGGG, encoded by the coding sequence ATGCGTTCCCTGCCCCTCGCCGGCGTCACGGTCGTGTCCTGCGAACAGGCGGTCGCCGCGCCGCTGGCCACCCGGCACCTGGCCGACCTCGGCGCCCGGGTGCTCAAGATCGAGCGGCCGGGCAGCGGCGACTTCGCCCGCGCGTACGACGAAACCGTGCACGGCCAGTCCAGCCACTTCGTCTGGCTGAACCGGTCCAAGGAGAGCGTCACGCTCGACCTCAAGAGCGAGGCGGCGGCGCCGGTCATGGCGGCCTTGCTGGACCGGGCCGACGTGTTCGTGCAGAACTTCGCACCCGGCGTCGCCGAGCGGCTCGGCCTCGGAGCCGCGGCCCTGCGCGCCACGCGGCCCCGGCTCATCACGTGCTCGGTGTCGGGCTACGGCTCGAGCGGCCCGTACCGCGACGCGAAGGCGTACGACCTGCTCATCCAGTCCGAGGCCGGACTGGTCTCGGTGACGGGGTCCGCATCCGAGCCGGCCAAGAGCGGCATCCCGGCGGCGGACATCGGCGCCGGGATGTACGCGTTCTCCGGCATCCTCTCCGCGCTCTACGACCGCGAGCGCACCGGGCAGGGCACCGAGCTGGAAGTCAGCCTGTTCGACTCACTGGTCGAGTGGATGGGGTTCCCGCTCTACTACGCCGGCTACGGCGGCACGCCCCCGCCGCGCACCGGCACCAGCCACCCGGCGATCGCGCCCTACGGCACCTTCGCCGCGGGCGACGGGACCGAGCTGGTGCTGGCGGTGCAGAACGAGCGCGAGTGGGCGGCGTTCTGCGAGCACGCGGTCGACCGGCCGGACTGGGTCACCGACGAGCGGTTCGCCACCGGCAGCGCCCGCGTCGCGAACCGGCCGGTGCTGGAACGCGAGATCGACGCGGTCTTCGCCCGCCTGACCGGCGCCGAGCTGGAGGCACGGCTGAGCGCGGGCCGGATCGCGCACGCTCGCCGCCGCGAGCTCCCCGACGTCCTGGCGCACCCGCAGCTCACCGCACGCGACCGCTTCGCGGAGGTTTCGACGCCGGGCGGGCCGATCCGGGCCACGCTGCCGCCGATCACGGTGCCCGGCCGCGCGCCGCGGATGGACCCGGTGCCGGCGCTGGGCGAGCACACCGACGCGGTGCTGGCGGAGTTCGGCTTCGACGCGGAAGCACTGCGGCGAGGTCAGGGCGGCGGGTAG
- a CDS encoding glycoside hydrolase family protein: MTLTRRGLLAGAAALGAGAMLPSAATAAPAGFPDYRYQRLALVKSKLRYNPTGELIFPCVRGTKDRIPGALGAYYLYYAPHDAPGGICLAYANSLDEEFTEYAGNPIIGNSWPGEYSVSHVSSPHALWNDDVDRIYLYFHGENTVTRLASSADGIHFTYEKEVLSTRLQPAGTTETSYARVFRQDLPAKNARYVMVFMLNNTTNHRDIGWGWSPDALNWTFSPTPLVRHTDVGASDIGGPHLLYRNNSTYVVYNTDIAHGGKLMITEVGNDFSKRVHLGTFHTPLAGAPDHGRSAAPSFGTYQGREYMIYEAGERLAGNIAIARAV, encoded by the coding sequence ATGACCCTCACCCGACGCGGCCTGCTGGCCGGCGCGGCCGCGCTCGGCGCCGGCGCGATGCTCCCGTCCGCCGCCACCGCCGCGCCCGCCGGCTTCCCCGACTACCGCTACCAGCGGCTCGCCCTCGTCAAGAGCAAGCTGCGCTACAACCCGACCGGCGAACTGATCTTCCCCTGTGTGCGCGGCACCAAGGACCGCATCCCCGGCGCCCTCGGCGCCTACTACCTCTACTACGCGCCGCACGACGCCCCGGGCGGGATCTGCCTGGCCTACGCGAACTCCCTCGACGAGGAGTTCACCGAGTACGCGGGCAACCCGATCATCGGGAACTCCTGGCCCGGCGAGTACTCGGTCAGCCACGTCTCTTCCCCGCACGCGCTGTGGAACGACGACGTCGACCGGATCTACCTGTACTTCCACGGCGAGAACACCGTCACGCGCCTCGCCAGCTCCGCCGACGGCATCCACTTCACCTACGAAAAGGAAGTGCTGTCGACCCGGCTGCAGCCCGCGGGCACCACCGAAACGTCGTACGCGCGGGTGTTCCGCCAGGACCTGCCCGCGAAGAACGCCCGCTACGTCATGGTCTTCATGCTCAACAACACCACGAACCACCGCGACATCGGCTGGGGCTGGTCGCCCGACGCGCTGAACTGGACGTTCTCCCCGACCCCGCTCGTGCGCCACACCGACGTCGGCGCGTCCGACATCGGCGGCCCGCACCTGCTGTACCGCAACAACAGCACGTACGTCGTCTACAACACCGACATCGCGCACGGCGGGAAGCTGATGATCACCGAGGTCGGCAACGACTTCTCGAAGCGCGTCCACCTCGGGACGTTCCACACCCCGCTCGCCGGCGCGCCGGACCACGGCCGGTCGGCGGCCCCCAGCTTCGGCACCTACCAGGGCCGCGAGTACATGATCTACGAAGCCGGCGAGCGGCTCGCCGGGAACATCGCCATCGCCCGCGCGGTCTGA
- a CDS encoding LacI family DNA-binding transcriptional regulator, translating to MGKVRQADIARVAGVSQATVSVVLGGNRTGVRLSERTRLRVLEAAEQLGYVPDPVSSRLAATRNNLLGVYTFTPAFPVDVADAYYPILAGVEAEAAALGKDLIMFTASSAAPDRIRRTRLADGCLFLGRHVPVDGIADLLAAGFPIVYIGRRTELGGRIPHVGADYVSASAEVITRLARAGHTRVRYLREPDDAPSSGDRERGVRAAAAAAGLSLVVVRTDGADLDGPSVRCWLDDGVTALVVEETDTGAVFHATWRALGEAGVSVPGDVSLAVLGRPPAGTAGPVISGFEVPRRALGRAAVRLLASLVEPGSGEPSLHRLLTCPPVAGETIATLA from the coding sequence ATGGGCAAGGTGCGGCAGGCCGACATCGCCCGCGTGGCCGGGGTTTCGCAGGCGACGGTGTCGGTGGTGCTGGGCGGCAACCGCACCGGGGTCCGGCTGTCGGAACGGACGCGGCTGCGGGTGCTGGAGGCGGCCGAGCAGCTGGGGTACGTGCCCGACCCGGTGTCCTCGCGGCTGGCGGCCACGCGCAACAACCTCCTGGGCGTCTACACGTTCACGCCGGCGTTCCCCGTCGACGTCGCCGATGCGTACTACCCGATCTTGGCCGGTGTCGAGGCGGAGGCGGCGGCGCTCGGCAAGGACCTGATCATGTTCACCGCGTCCAGCGCGGCACCGGACCGGATCCGCCGGACCCGGCTGGCCGACGGCTGCCTGTTCCTGGGCCGGCACGTGCCGGTGGACGGGATCGCCGACCTGCTGGCCGCCGGCTTCCCGATCGTCTACATCGGACGCCGCACCGAGCTGGGCGGCCGCATCCCGCACGTGGGCGCGGACTACGTGTCCGCCTCGGCCGAGGTGATCACGCGGCTGGCGCGGGCGGGCCACACGCGCGTGCGGTACCTGCGCGAGCCGGACGACGCGCCTTCCTCGGGTGACCGCGAACGCGGAGTGCGCGCGGCGGCGGCCGCCGCGGGGCTGTCTCTCGTGGTGGTCCGCACCGACGGTGCGGACCTCGACGGGCCTTCGGTCCGTTGCTGGCTCGACGACGGCGTGACGGCGCTGGTGGTCGAGGAGACCGACACGGGCGCGGTGTTCCACGCGACCTGGCGGGCCCTGGGCGAGGCCGGCGTCTCGGTACCGGGCGACGTTTCGCTGGCCGTTCTGGGCCGGCCCCCGGCCGGGACGGCGGGGCCGGTGATCAGCGGGTTCGAGGTCCCGCGCCGGGCGCTCGGCCGGGCGGCGGTGCGGCTGCTGGCGTCGCTGGTCGAGCCGGGCTCGGGCGAGCCGTCCCTGCACCGGCTGCTGACGTGCCCCCCGGTGGCGGGGGAGACGATCGCGACGCTCGCCTGA
- a CDS encoding serine hydrolase domain-containing protein, protein MAPGFEPVRDAFATVLERTAGGAAFSVVRRGEVLVELWGGPGWARDTLVVLFSGTKGVVATVMALLHARGLIDPASPVSRYWPEFPSGDVSHVLSHTVGLPYVEADVSFLDNRANARALAAQRPLWTPGSRVAYHAATYGYLCTELIRRVTGRSAGAVVRSLLGDADIHLGTPASEDHRVARLTRSPDYRISTFLRDPGRRRVVEKMYRGLLEPDTINSAAYRRAELAAGGATGTAAAMARLYDRICAGLLPRPVLSAATSTWSSGIDAINDRPVHFGLGYELPDSLGTYGPARAAFGHSGAGGGRHGAWPEAELGFSFTTSELQPEDTDRRGSLLLEALAGCL, encoded by the coding sequence GTGGCGCCGGGGTTCGAGCCGGTGCGGGACGCGTTCGCCACCGTGCTGGAGCGGACCGCCGGCGGGGCGGCGTTCAGCGTCGTGCGGCGGGGCGAGGTGCTCGTCGAGCTGTGGGGCGGGCCGGGCTGGGCGCGGGACACTCTCGTCGTGCTGTTCTCCGGGACCAAGGGGGTCGTGGCCACGGTGATGGCGTTGCTCCACGCCCGTGGGCTGATCGACCCCGCCTCGCCGGTCTCGCGGTATTGGCCGGAGTTCCCCTCGGGGGACGTGTCGCACGTGCTGTCCCACACGGTGGGCCTGCCGTACGTCGAGGCGGACGTGTCCTTCCTCGACAACCGGGCGAACGCCCGCGCCCTCGCGGCGCAACGTCCCTTGTGGACACCCGGTTCCCGGGTCGCCTACCACGCGGCGACCTACGGGTACCTGTGCACGGAGCTGATCCGGCGGGTGACGGGCCGGTCCGCGGGCGCGGTGGTGCGCTCGCTGCTGGGCGACGCCGACATCCACCTCGGCACACCGGCGTCGGAGGACCACCGCGTCGCGCGGCTGACGCGGTCGCCGGACTACCGGATCAGCACGTTCCTGCGCGATCCCGGCCGGCGTCGCGTCGTGGAGAAGATGTATCGCGGGCTGCTGGAGCCGGACACGATCAACTCGGCCGCGTACCGCCGGGCGGAGCTGGCCGCGGGCGGCGCGACGGGCACGGCGGCGGCGATGGCCCGGCTGTACGACCGGATCTGCGCGGGCCTGCTCCCGCGTCCGGTGCTGTCGGCGGCGACGTCGACGTGGTCGTCGGGCATCGACGCGATCAACGACCGCCCGGTCCATTTCGGCCTGGGGTACGAGCTGCCCGACTCGCTGGGAACGTACGGGCCGGCGCGAGCGGCGTTCGGCCACTCCGGCGCGGGCGGCGGGCGGCACGGCGCGTGGCCGGAGGCGGAACTGGGGTTTTCGTTCACGACGAGCGAGCTGCAACCCGAGGACACCGACCGGCGGGGTTCGCTGCTGCTGGAGGCCTTGGCCGGGTGCCTCTGA
- a CDS encoding ATP-binding cassette domain-containing protein, protein MNALEVTGLAVSTTAGTAVLSDVSYAVAPGEVLALVGESGSGKTTAGLAALGHFRRGLALSGGRITVCPRDADPVDVLSADVAARRRLRGSTVAYIPQDPALSLNPALRIGLQIAEVLETHGYPGPVGGRVGEVLEEVGLPADPAYRRRYPHQLSGGQQQRVGIAMAFACRPAVVVLDEPTTGLDVVTQSLVLKTVRSLTAEHGVAALYITHDLAVVAEIADRVAVMYRGAIVECGPASSVLRTPSHAYTRRLLDAVPDPDATSVPPPPEDPLLTTKGVAVSYGRQVVLRGVDVSVARGECLMLLGESGSGKTTLSQCIAGLTRSYTGTVSLAGTGLAVSTRQRSDEQRRRIQYVFQSPFSSLNPRKTVAQSIEVPLKRLTSMSRAERRARVGEMLDRVRLGRALADRLPDQLSGGERQRAAIARALVTTPDVLVCDEVTSALDVSVQATIVELLGELRRELGMAMLFVTHNIALAGEVADRIAVLQGGAIVEEGPVRTVLSAPSHAYTRELLAATPRL, encoded by the coding sequence ATGAACGCCCTCGAAGTCACCGGGCTCGCGGTGTCGACCACCGCCGGCACCGCGGTCCTGTCCGATGTGTCCTACGCCGTCGCGCCCGGTGAGGTCCTCGCGCTGGTCGGCGAGTCCGGGTCGGGCAAGACCACCGCCGGGCTCGCCGCGCTCGGCCACTTCCGGCGCGGTCTCGCGCTGTCCGGCGGGCGGATCACCGTGTGCCCGCGGGACGCGGACCCGGTGGACGTCCTTTCGGCGGATGTCGCGGCGCGCCGGCGACTGCGCGGGAGCACGGTCGCCTACATCCCCCAGGACCCGGCGCTGTCGCTGAACCCGGCGCTGCGGATCGGGCTGCAGATCGCCGAGGTGCTCGAGACCCACGGCTACCCCGGCCCGGTCGGCGGGCGCGTCGGCGAGGTCCTGGAGGAGGTCGGGCTGCCGGCCGACCCGGCGTACCGGCGCCGCTACCCGCACCAGCTCTCGGGCGGGCAGCAGCAGCGCGTCGGCATCGCGATGGCGTTCGCGTGCCGCCCGGCCGTCGTGGTGCTGGACGAGCCGACGACCGGGCTGGACGTGGTCACGCAGTCCCTGGTCCTGAAGACGGTCCGGTCGCTGACCGCCGAGCACGGCGTCGCGGCCCTGTACATCACCCACGACCTCGCAGTGGTCGCCGAGATCGCCGACCGGGTCGCCGTGATGTACCGGGGCGCGATCGTCGAGTGCGGGCCCGCGTCGTCCGTGCTGCGGACGCCGTCGCACGCCTACACGCGGCGGTTGCTGGACGCGGTGCCGGATCCGGACGCCACGTCCGTGCCACCGCCTCCGGAAGACCCGCTGCTCACCACGAAGGGCGTGGCCGTCTCCTACGGCCGGCAGGTCGTGCTGCGCGGGGTCGACGTCTCGGTCGCCCGCGGGGAGTGCCTGATGCTGCTCGGCGAGTCGGGCTCCGGGAAGACGACGCTGTCGCAGTGCATCGCCGGGCTCACGCGGTCCTACACCGGGACGGTCTCGCTGGCCGGTACCGGGTTGGCGGTGTCCACCCGGCAGCGATCGGACGAACAGCGGCGCCGGATCCAGTACGTGTTCCAGAGCCCGTTCTCCTCGCTCAACCCGCGCAAGACGGTGGCGCAGTCGATCGAGGTGCCGCTCAAGCGGCTGACGTCGATGTCGCGCGCGGAACGTCGTGCGCGGGTCGGCGAAATGCTCGACCGGGTCCGGCTGGGCCGGGCGCTGGCCGACCGGCTGCCGGACCAGCTCAGCGGCGGCGAACGCCAGCGCGCCGCGATCGCGCGGGCCCTGGTCACCACGCCGGACGTGCTGGTGTGCGACGAGGTGACGTCCGCCCTGGACGTCTCGGTGCAGGCGACGATCGTCGAACTGCTCGGCGAGCTGCGCCGGGAGCTGGGGATGGCGATGCTGTTCGTGACGCACAACATCGCGCTGGCCGGCGAGGTCGCGGACCGGATCGCCGTGCTGCAGGGTGGGGCGATCGTCGAGGAGGGCCCGGTCCGGACGGTGCTGAGCGCGCCGTCGCACGCCTACACGCGGGAGCTGCTGGCCGCGACGCCGCGCTTGTGA
- a CDS encoding ABC transporter permease, giving the protein MTAVELPGSVTEAAPPARSGGLFRTAWTFPQAKIGTALTLVVVLIALLGPWLGPVLTGHTTTDFAGKPFKHDGVFGTDGLGRDVLTRFLAGGTTLLLYAVLATALGIVLGALLGMVTGYGGGRLDSLLMRGNDVLLSFPQLVIALLAIAVIGPEGWLLVLVIGLTHAPRTARVARQATVAVAGQDYVRAAEMYAVPRSRILLREILPNITGPLMVEIGLRLTYSIGYVASLSFLGLGIQPPSADWGLMINENRIALVVQPWGVLLPVLAIAALAVGTNLVADALASAAAGRKREARA; this is encoded by the coding sequence ATGACCGCCGTCGAACTCCCCGGGAGCGTCACCGAGGCCGCGCCGCCCGCGCGCTCCGGCGGGTTGTTCCGCACCGCGTGGACGTTCCCGCAGGCCAAGATCGGCACGGCGCTCACCCTCGTCGTGGTGCTCATCGCGCTGCTCGGCCCCTGGCTCGGGCCGGTGCTGACCGGGCACACCACGACCGACTTCGCCGGGAAGCCGTTCAAGCACGACGGCGTCTTCGGCACCGACGGCCTCGGCCGCGACGTGCTGACCCGGTTCCTCGCCGGCGGCACGACGCTGCTGCTCTACGCGGTGCTCGCCACCGCGCTCGGGATCGTGCTGGGTGCGCTGCTCGGCATGGTCACCGGGTACGGCGGCGGCCGGCTCGACAGCCTGCTCATGCGCGGCAACGACGTCCTGCTGTCCTTCCCGCAGCTGGTGATCGCGCTGCTGGCGATCGCGGTGATCGGACCGGAAGGCTGGCTGCTGGTGCTGGTCATCGGCCTGACGCACGCGCCGCGGACCGCCCGCGTCGCGCGCCAGGCCACGGTCGCGGTGGCCGGCCAGGACTACGTCCGGGCGGCCGAGATGTACGCCGTGCCGCGGTCGCGGATCCTGCTGCGCGAGATCCTGCCGAACATCACCGGCCCGCTCATGGTCGAGATCGGGCTGCGGCTGACCTACTCGATCGGGTACGTCGCGTCGCTCTCGTTCCTCGGTCTCGGCATCCAGCCGCCGTCGGCCGACTGGGGCCTGATGATCAACGAGAACCGGATCGCGCTGGTCGTCCAGCCCTGGGGCGTGCTGCTGCCGGTGCTGGCGATCGCCGCGCTGGCCGTGGGAACCAACCTGGTGGCCGACGCACTGGCCTCGGCCGCCGCCGGCCGGAAGCGGGAGGCCCGCGCATGA
- a CDS encoding ABC transporter permease, giving the protein MTRLILRRLLVSVLVLWVVSLLVFVATLLLPGDPARAILGQQATPERVAALQHQLHLDLPVWQRYLDWLGGLVTGDLGTSTSTQGPVTALIGDRISASLVLLVVAAVLATPLGLGLGTWSAIRRDRATDQVISGVSLVIAALPEFVIGVALVVLLSTTVVKIFPSVTITPPGEAVWRQPAQLVLPVLTLVLVVTPYITRMMRATMNEVLESGYVEMARLKGVRERTVLVRHALPHAIGPVAQVVALQLAWLAGGVVVVEFLFRYPGIGQALIDAVAKRDVEVVQAITLLIAAVYIVVNLLADVVGILANPKLRTEAGR; this is encoded by the coding sequence ATGACCCGGCTGATCCTGCGGCGGCTGCTCGTCAGCGTCCTCGTGCTGTGGGTGGTGTCCCTGCTGGTGTTCGTCGCGACGCTGCTGCTGCCCGGCGACCCCGCGCGAGCCATCCTCGGCCAGCAGGCCACGCCCGAGCGGGTCGCCGCGCTGCAGCACCAGCTGCACCTCGACCTCCCCGTGTGGCAGCGCTACCTCGACTGGCTCGGCGGGCTGGTCACCGGTGACCTCGGCACGTCGACGTCCACCCAGGGACCGGTGACGGCGCTGATCGGCGACCGGATCTCGGCCTCGCTCGTGCTGCTGGTCGTCGCCGCGGTGCTGGCCACGCCGCTCGGGCTGGGGCTCGGCACGTGGAGCGCGATCCGCCGCGACCGCGCCACCGACCAGGTGATCTCCGGCGTCAGCCTGGTGATCGCCGCCCTGCCGGAGTTCGTCATCGGCGTCGCGCTGGTCGTGCTGCTGTCGACGACGGTGGTCAAGATCTTCCCGTCGGTGACGATCACCCCGCCGGGCGAGGCGGTGTGGCGCCAGCCGGCCCAGCTCGTGCTGCCGGTGCTGACGCTCGTGCTGGTCGTGACGCCCTACATCACCCGGATGATGCGGGCGACCATGAACGAGGTCCTCGAAAGCGGGTACGTCGAGATGGCGCGGCTCAAGGGCGTGCGCGAGCGGACGGTGCTGGTCCGGCACGCACTGCCGCACGCGATCGGCCCGGTCGCGCAGGTGGTCGCGCTGCAGCTGGCGTGGCTCGCGGGCGGTGTCGTGGTCGTCGAGTTCCTGTTCCGCTACCCCGGGATCGGCCAGGCGCTCATCGACGCGGTGGCCAAGCGCGACGTCGAAGTCGTCCAGGCGATCACGCTGCTCATCGCCGCGGTGTACATCGTGGTGAACCTCCTCGCCGACGTCGTCGGCATCCTCGCCAACCCGAAACTCAGGACGGAGGCGGGCCGATGA